The following are encoded together in the Microscilla marina ATCC 23134 genome:
- a CDS encoding leucine-rich repeat domain-containing protein, whose product MEIYHPNRGGVYYKEVKSLLEKVKVAEVEELEVNNSHFPRELLQFTQLRRLRLFNLHKFPSEIAAFEHLEELHILGGYSFNSVTPPFSIDLPHLKHLCLSNKYYQSLESDGFAGLPNLEYLCMNELYLGFFPEKVLLLKQLKHLQLNACSFDKLPDDIDRLSQLVTLSLEHNGLKKLPETLGNLTHLKTLLINDNKIKELPSGVTRLLQLTHIEAGRNRLSKLPSEIGELQKLETLTLPKNKLTTLPSSLPNCKKLTLLNLENNQLTELPNAIGNLKQLQTLQVRNNQLETLPQSLGKLRLLTTFDISDNPLLWQTLPYEAKGFRELMLRFVYERISLKATAALSDQLQYFAPDLANHPLQPDAVLSITGRTSLKIKTLKPALEKQGIRYQKKIDQHITHLVIGRLPKLNLNELLKHPVTFLSEAQLNQFLQEQAPPDPSKYLLTQNEHTPEAVKNLKGLLLSEDSSNVVLAVELINSGGFPMALHTELFMAYKMVNDTKVRKQIKPVLEKYSSEKAKEAMRQRMSLYSEHIGEIRLRRNINKYTKDNEFDGAKIARYFWERYRKGILYLFSYGSSEQIQEVLPKGDTLDLSELKINVLPQELAQCTQLKHVILNDCEFANFPKVLLQLSGLETLALQKNYFWKLPLELGQLTQLKKLDLSHNFFDSFPEVVYQLPALKSLSFKTWHTPVITAEVLQMIKEKLPNCVVES is encoded by the coding sequence ATGGAAATTTATCACCCAAACAGAGGAGGGGTTTATTATAAAGAGGTAAAAAGCTTGCTTGAAAAGGTAAAAGTAGCAGAAGTAGAAGAGCTGGAAGTAAACAATTCGCATTTTCCGCGAGAATTATTACAATTTACCCAGTTGCGTAGGCTTCGTTTGTTCAATTTGCACAAGTTCCCCAGCGAAATAGCAGCTTTTGAGCATTTAGAAGAGTTGCATATATTGGGTGGATATTCTTTCAATTCAGTTACTCCACCATTTAGTATTGACTTGCCCCACCTTAAGCATTTGTGTTTATCTAATAAGTATTATCAAAGCCTTGAGTCTGATGGATTTGCTGGTTTGCCTAACCTCGAGTACCTATGTATGAACGAGTTATACCTAGGTTTTTTTCCTGAAAAGGTACTGCTCTTAAAGCAGCTCAAACACCTACAATTAAATGCCTGTAGTTTTGATAAATTGCCCGACGATATTGATCGCTTGTCTCAGTTAGTAACCTTGAGCCTTGAGCATAACGGGCTTAAAAAACTGCCTGAAACCTTAGGTAACCTAACCCATCTGAAAACTTTATTAATCAACGACAATAAGATCAAAGAGCTTCCGTCAGGCGTTACCCGGCTTCTCCAGCTTACCCACATAGAAGCTGGACGCAATAGGTTGAGCAAATTACCCTCTGAAATAGGGGAGCTGCAAAAACTTGAAACCTTGACTTTGCCTAAAAATAAGCTAACCACTTTGCCCAGTAGTTTGCCTAATTGTAAAAAACTGACGTTACTCAATCTTGAAAACAATCAATTGACTGAATTGCCCAATGCAATAGGCAACCTGAAGCAACTCCAAACCTTGCAAGTAAGAAATAACCAACTCGAAACCTTACCTCAAAGCTTAGGTAAGCTTCGTTTGTTAACTACTTTTGATATAAGTGATAACCCACTTTTGTGGCAAACGTTGCCGTATGAGGCAAAAGGCTTTAGGGAATTGATGTTGCGTTTTGTATACGAACGAATATCGTTGAAGGCAACGGCTGCTTTGTCAGATCAGCTTCAGTATTTTGCTCCAGACCTGGCTAACCATCCTTTGCAACCAGATGCTGTATTAAGCATTACAGGGCGCACCAGTCTAAAAATTAAAACACTTAAGCCAGCCCTCGAAAAACAAGGCATTCGTTATCAAAAAAAAATTGACCAACACATTACCCACTTAGTAATAGGGCGTTTGCCCAAGCTCAATCTAAATGAGTTGCTTAAGCATCCAGTCACCTTTTTGAGCGAAGCCCAGTTAAATCAGTTTTTGCAAGAGCAAGCACCTCCCGACCCTTCTAAGTACTTACTTACCCAGAATGAACATACCCCCGAAGCAGTTAAAAACCTCAAAGGCTTGTTATTGAGCGAAGACTCAAGCAACGTGGTGTTGGCAGTGGAACTGATCAACAGTGGTGGCTTTCCCATGGCGTTGCATACCGAGTTGTTTATGGCGTATAAAATGGTGAATGATACCAAAGTAAGAAAACAAATAAAACCTGTGTTGGAAAAGTACAGCTCAGAAAAGGCCAAAGAAGCCATGCGTCAGCGAATGTCGTTGTACTCTGAGCACATAGGTGAAATAAGGTTAAGGCGCAATATCAACAAATATACAAAAGACAATGAGTTTGATGGGGCTAAAATTGCCCGCTATTTTTGGGAGCGTTATCGTAAAGGTATTTTGTACTTGTTTAGTTATGGTAGTAGTGAACAAATACAAGAAGTGTTACCTAAGGGCGATACCCTGGACTTATCGGAGTTAAAAATCAATGTTTTGCCCCAAGAACTGGCACAATGCACCCAATTGAAACATGTCATACTTAATGATTGCGAGTTTGCAAATTTCCCAAAAGTACTGTTGCAATTGTCTGGCTTGGAAACCTTGGCGTTGCAAAAAAACTATTTTTGGAAACTACCTCTTGAATTGGGGCAACTTACCCAGCTCAAAAAGCTTGACTTAAGTCACAATTTTTTTGATTCTTTTCCAGAGGTAGTGTACCAGTTGCCTGCGCTTAAGTCTTTATCATTTAAAACCTGGCACACGCCTGTCATTACTGCCGAAGTGTTGCAAATGATCAAAGAAAAATTGCCCAATTGTGTGGTAGAGAGCTAG
- a CDS encoding bifunctional folylpolyglutamate synthase/dihydrofolate synthase gives MTYEQTLDYLYKQLPIFQNIGGKAFNASLDNIRRFCAHLGNPHTQYPTLHIAGTNGKGSSSHMLAAVLQAAGYKVGLYTSPHLKSFTERVRVNGQAIAPAQIVAFVQRYQTQIESWRPSFFEVTVAMALDYFAQQKVDVAVIEVGLGGRLDATNIVTPEACLITNISFDHQQILGNTLKAIAKEKAGIIKLNTPVVIGERQTETTPVFETTSQQHQAPLYFAQDEYFCKWADVAQGKLMVKKNGKAFLPEITMSLKGSYQEKNINGVLKVLEILQNRDWQITQEHIIEGLQKTVELTQLKGRWQVLKKAPLTICDTAHNEAGLSQVMTQLQQLPRQQLHIVLGAMADKVLDKILPLFPMEATYYFCAPAIPRAMEVNKLKQLAAGFELRGLAYASVMEAYTQAQSQAQINDVVFAGGSTFVLAEIEGV, from the coding sequence ATGACCTACGAGCAAACGCTTGATTATTTATACAAGCAACTCCCTATTTTTCAAAATATTGGTGGCAAAGCATTTAATGCAAGTCTGGACAATATTCGTCGTTTTTGTGCCCATTTGGGCAACCCTCACACCCAATACCCCACCCTGCACATAGCAGGTACCAACGGCAAAGGAAGCAGCTCACATATGCTGGCGGCAGTGTTACAGGCAGCGGGTTATAAAGTAGGTTTGTATACCTCTCCCCACCTTAAATCATTTACCGAAAGGGTAAGAGTAAATGGGCAAGCCATTGCTCCCGCACAAATTGTAGCATTTGTGCAACGTTATCAAACTCAGATAGAAAGCTGGCGTCCTTCATTTTTTGAAGTGACAGTAGCCATGGCGCTTGATTACTTTGCTCAGCAAAAGGTAGATGTGGCGGTAATAGAGGTAGGATTGGGTGGAAGGCTGGATGCTACCAATATAGTAACTCCCGAAGCTTGTCTTATTACCAATATTAGCTTTGACCATCAGCAAATTTTAGGAAATACGCTTAAGGCCATTGCCAAAGAAAAGGCAGGTATTATAAAACTCAACACTCCAGTAGTGATTGGTGAACGACAAACCGAAACTACTCCGGTTTTTGAAACCACCAGCCAACAACACCAGGCACCTTTGTATTTTGCTCAGGATGAGTATTTCTGTAAATGGGCAGATGTGGCTCAGGGAAAGTTAATGGTGAAGAAAAATGGAAAGGCTTTCCTGCCTGAAATCACTATGTCGCTTAAGGGCAGCTATCAGGAAAAAAATATAAATGGCGTACTCAAAGTACTGGAGATACTGCAAAACCGCGATTGGCAAATTACTCAGGAACATATCATTGAAGGTTTACAAAAGACCGTGGAACTCACCCAGCTTAAGGGACGTTGGCAAGTGTTAAAAAAAGCTCCACTTACCATATGTGACACCGCACACAACGAAGCAGGGTTGAGTCAGGTAATGACTCAGCTGCAACAACTGCCCCGTCAGCAATTACATATTGTTCTGGGGGCAATGGCAGATAAGGTGCTAGACAAAATATTGCCCCTTTTTCCTATGGAAGCTACTTACTATTTTTGCGCCCCAGCAATACCCAGGGCAATGGAGGTCAATAAACTTAAGCAACTGGCAGCAGGTTTTGAGCTAAGAGGGTTGGCTTATGCTTCGGTTATGGAGGCTTACACTCAGGCGCAAAGCCAGGCACAGATCAATGATGTAGTTTTTGCTGGGGGCAGCACTTTTGTATTGGCAGAGATTGAAGGAGTTTAG
- a CDS encoding amidophosphoribosyltransferase, producing MCGIALVRLKKPFEYYIEKYGTPAYGARKMYLLMHKQHNRGQNGVGVACTKLDMPAGQQYMYRYRSVKDQPIEDIFGKVNEKFRSYAKKSPKKQKDLKWLKENVPFAAEVLMGHLRYGTHGGNRKDNCHPFLRQNNWRTRNLTLAGNFNLTNVDELFNKLIELGQHPKEKVDTVLVMEKIGHFLDEVNQEIFDQHKQDYSNADISKIIEEKLDIRRVLERACRDFDGGYAMAGIIGHGASFIARDPHGIRPAYYYADDEVVVAASEKPAIKTAFNVDYDQIQEVPPAHALIIDKKGNHTLEQFIEPKPQKSCTFERIYFSRGSDPEIYTERKKLGALLVPQVLKAIDYDLENTVFSFIPNTSETSFLGLMQGMERYLGEYRRKKVIEEKVTDPAALEKILSLVPRVEKLAIKDAKLRTFIADDAHRDDLVAHVYDTTYEVVKKGVDTLVLIDDSIVRGTTLEKSILRILDKLSPKKIIIVSSAPQIRFPDCYGIDMSKMGAFVAFRAVTALLKERDKENLMDEVFDKINYKIYNGEDHEANFVKELYAPFTDEEVSKKIAEIVRSHDIKAEVEVIYQTVENLHKACPKHEGDWYFTGNYPTHGGNRVVNKSFVNYMKGSLERAY from the coding sequence ATGTGTGGAATTGCCTTAGTTCGACTCAAAAAGCCTTTTGAGTATTATATTGAAAAATATGGGACTCCTGCTTATGGAGCGCGTAAAATGTATCTTTTGATGCACAAACAACATAATCGTGGTCAAAACGGTGTGGGTGTGGCTTGCACCAAACTAGATATGCCTGCCGGACAACAGTATATGTACCGTTACCGTTCGGTGAAAGATCAACCAATAGAAGATATTTTTGGCAAGGTCAATGAAAAATTCCGCTCTTACGCCAAAAAAAGTCCTAAAAAACAGAAAGACCTTAAATGGTTGAAAGAAAATGTCCCCTTTGCTGCCGAAGTATTGATGGGACATTTGCGTTATGGGACCCACGGAGGCAATCGCAAGGACAATTGCCATCCTTTTTTACGTCAAAACAATTGGCGTACCCGCAACCTGACACTGGCAGGTAATTTTAACCTGACCAATGTTGATGAGCTGTTCAATAAGTTGATTGAGTTGGGGCAACACCCTAAAGAAAAGGTGGATACAGTATTGGTGATGGAGAAGATTGGGCATTTTTTGGATGAAGTAAACCAAGAAATTTTTGATCAACATAAACAAGACTACTCTAATGCTGATATAAGCAAAATTATTGAGGAGAAGCTTGACATCAGACGAGTACTGGAGCGTGCCTGCCGCGATTTTGACGGAGGTTATGCTATGGCAGGTATTATCGGACACGGAGCATCTTTTATTGCCCGCGACCCTCACGGTATTCGCCCGGCTTATTATTATGCCGATGATGAGGTGGTGGTGGCTGCTTCAGAAAAACCTGCCATTAAAACAGCCTTTAATGTTGACTATGATCAGATTCAGGAGGTACCTCCTGCACATGCGCTTATTATCGACAAAAAAGGGAATCATACCCTTGAGCAATTCATTGAGCCTAAGCCTCAAAAATCTTGTACTTTCGAACGCATTTACTTTTCGCGTGGCTCTGATCCTGAGATTTATACTGAACGCAAAAAATTGGGGGCTTTATTGGTACCACAAGTGCTCAAGGCAATTGATTACGACCTAGAAAACACCGTTTTTTCTTTCATTCCTAACACTTCTGAAACATCGTTTTTGGGCTTAATGCAGGGAATGGAAAGGTATTTAGGGGAGTACCGAAGAAAGAAGGTTATAGAAGAAAAAGTAACTGACCCGGCTGCCCTCGAAAAAATTCTTTCGCTGGTGCCCAGGGTAGAAAAGCTTGCAATCAAAGATGCCAAACTAAGAACTTTTATTGCAGATGATGCCCACCGCGATGACTTGGTGGCGCATGTGTATGATACTACCTATGAGGTGGTAAAAAAAGGGGTGGATACTTTGGTGTTGATTGATGACTCTATTGTGAGAGGAACGACGCTGGAAAAAAGTATTTTACGCATTTTAGACAAGCTTTCGCCTAAAAAAATCATCATTGTGTCGTCAGCTCCACAAATCCGTTTTCCCGATTGTTACGGCATTGATATGTCTAAAATGGGGGCTTTTGTAGCTTTTAGGGCAGTAACCGCGTTGCTGAAGGAAAGAGACAAAGAAAACCTGATGGACGAAGTGTTTGACAAGATTAACTATAAAATATACAATGGTGAAGATCATGAGGCTAACTTTGTAAAAGAACTATACGCACCTTTTACTGATGAAGAAGTCTCTAAGAAAATTGCCGAAATTGTGCGGTCACATGACATCAAGGCTGAGGTAGAGGTCATTTATCAAACCGTAGAAAACTTGCATAAGGCTTGCCCCAAACACGAGGGTGACTGGTATTTTACGGGCAACTACCCCACACACGGCGGCAACCGAGTGGTAAACAAGTCTTTTGTAAACTATATGAAGGGGAGCTTGGAAAGGGCTTATTAA
- a CDS encoding NAD(P)-dependent oxidoreductase, with the protein MKIGIIREGKVPVDKRVPLLPEQCQLLQKKYPQLSFAVQSSPIRCIADEAYLQAGLSVVDDISDCDVILGVKEVPIPQLVEGKTFFFFSHTIKKQAYNQKLLRTILDQGIHLVDYECLTDANGNRIVAFGRFAGVVGAYNGILGYGKRHHLFDLRRAHECRDLKDLRTEFDKVKLPAIKIVVTGGGRVGNGITEVLEGMNIERVSPADFLNKTFTYPVFTQLRSKDYYIPAEGNTWNSEEFYQDPTSYQADFLKYAHQAEILISGHYWNPEADVLFTKEDMTKPEFKIEVVADVTCDIEGSIPSTLRATTIDAPFYDYNPTNGREVSAFSSFEHINVMTVDNLPCELPYDASEAFGNQLMEYVFPAFFDGDAQEIIKRASITKDGELTPIYDYLSDYANEETV; encoded by the coding sequence ATGAAAATTGGAATTATTCGAGAGGGTAAAGTCCCTGTCGATAAACGTGTACCTTTGCTACCTGAACAATGCCAGCTATTACAAAAAAAATATCCACAACTATCCTTTGCGGTTCAATCCAGTCCTATTCGTTGTATTGCTGATGAAGCTTATCTCCAGGCAGGCTTGTCGGTGGTAGATGATATAAGCGATTGCGACGTGATTTTAGGGGTAAAGGAGGTGCCGATTCCTCAGTTGGTGGAAGGCAAAACCTTCTTTTTCTTCTCGCATACCATCAAAAAACAAGCATATAACCAAAAGCTATTAAGAACCATCCTTGATCAAGGTATTCATTTGGTAGACTACGAATGCCTGACCGATGCCAACGGAAACCGTATTGTTGCCTTTGGACGATTTGCAGGAGTAGTAGGGGCTTATAACGGTATTTTGGGCTATGGCAAACGCCACCACTTGTTTGATTTGAGACGTGCCCATGAGTGTCGTGACTTGAAAGATTTACGTACTGAGTTTGACAAAGTAAAATTACCTGCTATCAAGATAGTGGTTACCGGAGGCGGACGGGTAGGCAATGGCATCACCGAAGTGTTGGAAGGGATGAATATAGAACGGGTAAGCCCAGCAGATTTTCTCAACAAAACCTTCACTTATCCAGTGTTCACTCAATTGCGTTCCAAGGATTATTATATACCTGCTGAGGGCAATACCTGGAACAGTGAAGAGTTTTATCAAGATCCTACAAGTTATCAGGCAGATTTTTTAAAGTATGCCCACCAAGCCGAAATTCTTATTTCGGGGCATTATTGGAACCCCGAAGCAGACGTATTGTTTACCAAAGAAGATATGACCAAGCCTGAGTTTAAAATAGAGGTGGTAGCAGATGTTACCTGCGACATTGAAGGCTCTATTCCATCTACTTTGCGTGCTACTACTATAGATGCACCCTTTTATGACTATAACCCGACAAATGGGCGGGAAGTCTCAGCGTTTAGCAGCTTCGAGCACATCAACGTGATGACAGTGGATAACCTGCCTTGTGAGCTACCTTATGATGCTTCGGAAGCTTTTGGAAACCAATTGATGGAGTATGTATTTCCTGCTTTTTTTGATGGAGACGCCCAGGAAATTATCAAAAGAGCATCTATTACTAAAGATGGAGAGCTCACGCCTATATATGACTACTTGAGCGATTATGCCAACGAAGAAACAGTATAA
- a CDS encoding complex I subunit 4 family protein has product MLSFIVLLPLLVCATLLFMPHHQVKLFKIATLFTTAAQLLASCWAYFKFETGKKTVTISQEAAYQLVEKLEWIRLDLGSFGQLSIDYFIGVDGVSISMILLSAIVMFMGAIASWNIQQKQKGYFLLYLLLSSSVPGCFVALDFFLFYLFFEFMLLPMYFLIGIWGGVRREYASIKFFIYTLVGSLFILVVMIALYNATIDPAKTAVQLKLANETSQVTPEMVANVQQQLASNGIAAKDQVHTFSMLHMMDQSNYVANAAIGVKSSASWWGYSLRFWAFLALFIGFAIKLPVVPVHTWLPDAHVEAPTAISVVLAGILLKVGGYGLIRIAYSIFPDMALSFAVITGFLGMLSIIYGALNALAMTDLKKMIAYSSVSHMGFVLIGLASFTAEGINGAVFQMFSHGILSALLFLLVGVLYDRTHDRSIGNYRGLLSKMPYYGVFVMIGFFASLGLPGFSGFIGELFTILGGFASPYLPVWIVVVSTFGIVLGAAYFLWTLQRMFLGKYWVKNDLEWSPQLQNLTPREWVMLVSLSLIALITGIFPGLLFQPLTDTVNELVNHLTTFMK; this is encoded by the coding sequence ATGCTGTCATTTATTGTACTCTTACCACTTTTGGTATGTGCCACCCTGCTTTTTATGCCTCATCACCAGGTGAAGCTATTCAAAATAGCCACTTTATTTACCACTGCTGCTCAGTTGTTGGCATCGTGTTGGGCATACTTCAAGTTTGAGACAGGTAAAAAGACAGTAACTATAAGCCAGGAGGCGGCCTATCAGTTGGTAGAAAAACTAGAGTGGATCAGGCTAGATTTAGGCAGCTTTGGGCAATTGTCTATAGACTACTTCATAGGTGTAGACGGGGTGAGCATTTCAATGATTTTGTTATCTGCCATTGTGATGTTTATGGGTGCTATAGCCTCCTGGAACATTCAGCAAAAACAAAAAGGCTATTTTCTATTATATCTGTTGCTCAGTAGTAGTGTACCAGGTTGTTTTGTTGCCCTGGATTTTTTCTTGTTTTATCTTTTCTTTGAGTTTATGCTCTTGCCCATGTACTTTCTTATAGGCATTTGGGGAGGGGTACGCCGCGAATATGCTTCCATCAAATTCTTTATATATACCTTAGTAGGTTCATTGTTTATATTGGTAGTAATGATAGCCCTCTACAACGCTACTATAGACCCCGCCAAAACTGCGGTACAGCTAAAGCTCGCCAATGAAACCTCTCAGGTAACCCCCGAAATGGTGGCAAATGTGCAACAACAATTGGCCAGCAATGGCATTGCCGCCAAAGACCAGGTACACACCTTTAGTATGCTACACATGATGGATCAAAGCAACTATGTAGCCAATGCAGCAATAGGTGTCAAAAGTTCGGCGAGTTGGTGGGGCTACTCCCTGCGGTTCTGGGCGTTTCTTGCTTTGTTTATTGGTTTTGCCATCAAACTACCCGTAGTACCTGTACACACTTGGTTGCCCGATGCCCACGTAGAGGCTCCCACCGCTATTTCGGTAGTGTTGGCGGGCATACTGCTAAAAGTAGGAGGGTATGGGCTCATCCGGATTGCCTATAGTATATTTCCCGATATGGCCTTGAGTTTTGCCGTCATTACTGGTTTTCTGGGGATGCTCTCCATTATTTATGGGGCGCTGAATGCATTGGCAATGACTGACCTTAAAAAAATGATTGCCTATTCCTCAGTGTCACACATGGGCTTTGTATTGATTGGGCTCGCTTCTTTTACCGCAGAGGGCATCAATGGTGCCGTGTTTCAAATGTTTAGCCACGGAATTTTATCGGCCTTGTTGTTCTTGTTGGTGGGAGTGTTGTACGATCGTACCCACGACCGCAGCATAGGCAACTATCGAGGCTTACTCAGCAAAATGCCTTATTATGGGGTATTTGTAATGATTGGTTTTTTTGCTTCTTTGGGTTTACCCGGGTTTTCGGGTTTCATTGGCGAACTGTTCACCATTTTGGGTGGTTTTGCCTCTCCTTACCTACCCGTTTGGATAGTAGTAGTAAGTACCTTTGGTATTGTGTTGGGGGCAGCTTATTTTCTCTGGACACTTCAACGGATGTTTTTGGGCAAATACTGGGTCAAAAACGACCTCGAATGGTCTCCTCAATTGCAAAATCTCACCCCCCGCGAATGGGTGATGCTGGTCAGCTTGAGCCTGATTGCCCTGATTACGGGTATTTTTCCAGGCCTCCTGTTTCAGCCATTGACTGATACCGTAAACGAGTTGGTAAACCACCTCACTACCTTTATGAAATAA
- a CDS encoding leucine-rich repeat domain-containing protein has protein sequence MKTVIKQIIITGFLFFLVSSLAFSQGGFNDKGDERIVYHKLSQALKEADKVEILDLKWQYIRYLPSEIALLTNLKELNLNWNKLRRLPKVFVRLQTLERLYLTDNSHINLRLIFKKLRKLKNLKELSFGWRKLRSLPAEFTDLKSLEAVGLRLKNDTKLARIFNQLSQLPKLKKLDMQRNYMLEIAPEIGELRNLQVLNLHSNKLNKLPSRTRGLKNLRALYLSSNDFKDIPSYIGGFSELTKLDLSVNKIESFPSRIGNLKKLKHLNISENSIVELPKSIGGLRNLQHLDANKNQLNEVPSSIKNLKKLEHLNLSANYFKKLPKSLGSLPMLRTLDLSNNPDLAFSGFLSAKLLRLRKLHVAGNNFEKIPRDILQIPKLRVLDLESNSLKKIGKSIAKLKYLKELNLSKNQFSQFPEEVLKLTSLEVLNLDFNRITYIPDDISTLSNLKEIWLRYNPISSRDIQKIKAAIPGVKIIH, from the coding sequence ATGAAAACGGTTATCAAGCAAATCATTATCACAGGCTTCTTATTTTTTTTGGTATCATCGCTTGCCTTTAGTCAGGGAGGTTTTAACGACAAAGGCGACGAAAGAATCGTATACCACAAATTATCTCAGGCATTGAAAGAAGCAGACAAAGTAGAAATATTAGACCTTAAATGGCAATATATCAGGTATTTGCCCAGCGAAATAGCTTTGCTTACCAACCTTAAAGAACTCAATCTAAACTGGAACAAGCTCCGTCGTTTGCCCAAGGTGTTTGTAAGGCTGCAAACCCTGGAAAGGCTTTACCTCACTGACAACTCACACATTAACCTTCGCTTGATTTTTAAGAAATTGAGGAAACTAAAAAACCTCAAAGAGTTGAGTTTTGGCTGGCGAAAGCTCAGAAGTTTGCCTGCTGAATTTACCGATTTAAAAAGTCTTGAGGCAGTAGGGTTACGCTTAAAAAACGACACCAAACTTGCCCGAATATTCAATCAATTGAGTCAGCTGCCCAAACTAAAAAAGCTGGATATGCAGCGTAATTATATGCTGGAGATTGCCCCTGAAATAGGCGAGCTAAGAAACCTGCAGGTGCTCAACCTACACTCTAACAAGCTCAATAAGTTGCCATCCCGAACGCGGGGATTAAAAAATCTACGGGCACTTTACCTGAGCAGCAACGATTTTAAAGATATTCCCAGTTATATTGGGGGCTTTTCTGAACTGACCAAGCTAGACCTTTCTGTCAATAAGATAGAGTCTTTTCCCAGCCGTATTGGTAACCTCAAAAAACTAAAACACCTCAACATAAGTGAGAATAGTATTGTAGAGCTGCCCAAAAGTATTGGAGGTTTGCGTAATCTACAGCACCTTGACGCCAACAAAAATCAGCTAAATGAGGTGCCATCATCCATCAAAAACCTCAAAAAACTGGAACACTTAAACCTAAGTGCCAACTATTTTAAAAAACTACCCAAAAGCCTGGGCTCGCTACCTATGCTGCGTACGCTTGACCTCAGCAATAACCCTGACCTTGCTTTTTCTGGTTTCCTTAGTGCCAAACTGCTTCGTTTGCGTAAGCTACACGTGGCAGGTAACAACTTTGAAAAAATACCCAGAGATATTCTTCAAATCCCTAAACTGAGAGTATTAGACCTGGAGAGTAATTCACTGAAAAAAATTGGTAAATCTATTGCCAAACTCAAATACCTAAAAGAACTCAATTTAAGCAAAAATCAATTTTCACAGTTTCCCGAAGAGGTACTCAAACTCACCAGCCTTGAGGTACTTAACCTTGATTTTAACCGCATCACTTATATTCCCGACGATATCAGCACGCTTTCTAACCTAAAAGAAATCTGGTTGAGATACAATCCTATTTCAAGTCGTGATATTCAAAAAATCAAGGCGGCTATTCCTGGTGTTAAAATTATTCACTAA
- a CDS encoding NADH-quinone oxidoreductase subunit N — translation MFSKSLIAQLNLQLDNLLGSLKYVAPELLLIGWFVLVIVLDLVFTTRKSLKPYKKQGLWWVSLVGLGLVIFALFAQLLLVGKDSKPDLFLGLLTLDTLSIKFRIIIDLAAVFTLLISRNSRLFAPVTPLKTFKYRGEYFALILAMLLGLHLLTMTTHLLMMYVAIELVSLSSYVLTILYFNKKGIEGALKYLLFGAFASGLMIYGMSWLYGLSGGLSIAAFVANITTPAAMLNTIAALLVFAGILFKISAVPFHFWTPDAYQVAPTPVVAFFSIAPKAALLALLLKLNPLFSRLFAEAATQDFARQVILLLGAIAIVTVLVGNFTALWQTNAKRLLSYSTIAHVGILLMGWLDLRTISSTYLTFYLATYTLMNFGAFLGVEMVPGTFKTVSVLMPSGILRVLGLNIRSLV, via the coding sequence ATGTTTTCGAAATCGCTCATTGCCCAACTCAACCTTCAGTTAGACAACCTCTTGGGAAGCCTAAAGTATGTAGCACCAGAACTACTGCTTATAGGATGGTTTGTATTGGTAATCGTGCTTGATTTGGTTTTTACTACGCGCAAAAGCCTCAAACCTTACAAAAAACAAGGCTTATGGTGGGTGTCACTTGTGGGTTTGGGATTGGTCATTTTTGCCCTGTTTGCCCAGTTGTTGCTGGTGGGCAAAGACAGCAAGCCTGACTTATTTTTAGGTTTACTTACTTTAGATACGCTCAGCATTAAGTTTCGAATTATCATTGATTTAGCCGCCGTTTTTACCCTGCTTATTTCCCGCAACTCACGTTTGTTTGCTCCTGTTACTCCACTCAAAACTTTCAAATACCGGGGTGAATACTTTGCCCTTATTTTGGCCATGCTGTTGGGTTTGCATTTGCTTACCATGACTACCCACTTGCTCATGATGTATGTAGCCATAGAGCTGGTTTCGTTGAGTTCTTATGTGCTCACCATTCTGTATTTTAATAAAAAAGGTATTGAGGGGGCGTTAAAATACCTATTGTTTGGGGCTTTTGCCTCTGGGCTAATGATTTATGGTATGTCGTGGCTGTATGGGCTGAGTGGTGGTTTGTCTATTGCGGCATTTGTAGCAAATATTACTACCCCGGCAGCTATGCTCAACACCATTGCTGCTTTGTTGGTGTTTGCGGGGATCTTGTTTAAAATTTCGGCAGTGCCTTTTCATTTCTGGACTCCAGACGCCTATCAGGTGGCACCTACTCCAGTGGTCGCCTTCTTTTCTATTGCTCCCAAAGCTGCCTTACTTGCATTATTGCTCAAGCTAAACCCTTTGTTTAGTCGATTGTTTGCCGAGGCAGCCACCCAAGACTTTGCCCGTCAGGTTATTTTATTATTAGGAGCCATTGCCATTGTTACAGTATTAGTGGGCAACTTTACGGCCTTGTGGCAAACCAATGCGAAGCGACTGCTTTCTTACTCTACCATTGCCCATGTAGGCATATTGTTGATGGGTTGGCTTGACCTGCGTACCATTAGTAGCACTTACCTTACGTTTTACCTTGCTACGTATACTTTGATGAATTTTGGTGCTTTCTTAGGGGTAGAAATGGTGCCCGGAACTTTCAAGACAGTGAGCGTCCTTATGCCCTCAGGCATTTTAAGGGTATTGGGGTTAAACATCCGCTCATTGGTGTAA